In Mercurialis annua linkage group LG5, ddMerAnnu1.2, whole genome shotgun sequence, a single genomic region encodes these proteins:
- the LOC130015490 gene encoding 26S proteasome regulatory subunit 10B homolog A-like has protein sequence MIMATNRPDVLDPALLRPGRLDKKIEIPLPNEQSRMEILKIHAASIAKHGEIDYEAVVKLAEGFNGADLRNVCTEAGMSAIRAERDYVIHEDFMKPCMNISET, from the exons ATGATAATGGCAACAAACCGACCTGATGTGCTCGATCCTGCACTTCTTCGTCCGGGAAGATTAGACAAAAAAATAGAGATTCCGTTGCCAAATGAACAATCGAGAATGGAAATCCTTAAAATTCATGCTGCTAGCATTGCCAAGCATGGGGAGATTGACTATGAGGCTGTTGTGAAACTTGCAGAG GGCTTTAATGGAGCTGATCTCCGCAATGTTTGCACAGAAGCTGGAATGTCAGCAATTCGTGCAGAACGTGATTATGTTATCCATGAAGATTTTATGAAG ccATGTATGAATATTTCAGAAACATGA
- the LOC126679820 gene encoding 26S proteasome regulatory subunit S10B homolog B isoform X2, which yields MSTEEDVARRRTAIADYRKKLLQHKEFESRVRTVRENLRSAKKEFNKTEDDLKSLQSVGQIIGEVLRSLDNERLIVKASSGPRYVVGCRSKVDKEKLVQGTRVVLDMTTLTIMRALPREVDPVVYNMLHEDPGNVSYSAVGGLSDQIRELRESIELPLMNPELFIRVGIKPPKGVLLYGPPGTGKTLLARAIASNIDANFLKVVSSAIIDKYIGESARLIREMFGYARDHQPCIIFMDEIDAIGGRRFSEGTSADREIQRTLMELLNQLDGFDQLGKVKMIMATNRPDVLDPALLRPGRLDRKIEIPLPNEQSRMEILKIHAAGIAKHGEIDYEAVVKLAEGFNGADLRNVCTEAGMSAIRAERDYVIHEDFMKAVRKLNEAKKLESSAHYNADFGKE from the exons ATGAGCACTGAAGAAGATGTCGCACGGCGTAGAACTGCGATTGCCGATTACCGGAAAAAGCTACTCCAGCACAAAGAATTTGAGTCTAGAGTACGCACTG TAAGGGAAAACTTGAGATCTGCAAAGAAAGAGTTTAACAAGACTGAGGATGATTTAAAATCTCTTCAAAGTGTTGGTCAGATCATTGGAGAAGTTCTCCGCTCTCTTGACAATGAACGCT TGATTGTTAAAGCAAGCAGTGGACCTCGGTATGTGGTTGGTTGCCGCAGCAAGGTGGATAAGGAAAAACTAGTTCAAGGAACTAGAGTTGTTCTTGATATGACAACACTCACAATTATGCGTGCTCTTCCACGCGAG GTAGATCCAGTTGTTTATAATATGCTGCATGAAGATCCTGGTAATGTCAGCTATTCAGCTGTGGGTGGTCTATCTGATCAAATTAGAGAATTGAGGGAATCTATTGAGCTACCACTTATGAACCCTGAGCTTTTCATAAGAGTGGGGATTAAACCTCCCAAG GGTGTCCTTTTATATGGACCTCCTGGTACTGGAAAGACATTATTGGCTAGGGCTATTGCGAGTAATATAGACGCTAACTTTTTGAAg GTTGTTTCAAGTGCCATTATTGATAAGTATATTGGAGAAAGTGCTAGGTTGataagggaaatgtttggatatgcaCGTGATCATCAG CCCTGCATCATTTTCATGGATGAAATTGATGCCATTGGCGGACGCCGTTTTAGTGAAGGAACAAGCGCCGATCGTGAAATTCAGAGAACACTAATGGAGTTACTGAATCAGCTCGATGGGTTTGATCAGCTTGGGAAG GTTAAAATGATAATGGCAACAAACCGACCTGATGTTCTTGATCCTGCACTTCTCCGTCCCGGGAGATTAGACAGAAAAATAGAGATTCCATTGCCAAATGAACAGTCGAGAATGGAAATTCTTAAGATTCATGCTGCTGGAATCGCAAAGCATGGAGAGATCGACTATGAGGCTGTTGTGAAACTTGCAGAG GGTTTTAATGGAGCCGATCTTCGCAATGTTTGCACGGAAGCTGGAATGTCAGCAATTCGTGCAGAACGTGATTATGTCATTCATGAAGACTTCATGAAG GCTGTGAGGAAGCTGAACGAGGCAAAGAAACTTGAATCTAGCGCGCACTATAATGCAGATTTTGGGAAGGAGTAG
- the LOC126679820 gene encoding 26S proteasome regulatory subunit S10B homolog B isoform X1, with protein sequence MSTEEDVARRRTAIADYRKKLLQHKEFESRVRTVRENLRSAKKEFNKTEDDLKSLQSVGQIIGEVLRSLDNERLIVKASSGPRYVVGCRSKVDKEKLVQGTRVVLDMTTLTIMRALPREVDPVVYNMLHEDPGNVSYSAVGGLSDQIRELRESIELPLMNPELFIRVGIKPPKGVLLYGPPGTGKTLLARAIASNIDANFLKVNIIIFTTHPFCLLNFVDCEWFPSSIHPFIFVKVVSSAIIDKYIGESARLIREMFGYARDHQPCIIFMDEIDAIGGRRFSEGTSADREIQRTLMELLNQLDGFDQLGKVKMIMATNRPDVLDPALLRPGRLDRKIEIPLPNEQSRMEILKIHAAGIAKHGEIDYEAVVKLAEGFNGADLRNVCTEAGMSAIRAERDYVIHEDFMKAVRKLNEAKKLESSAHYNADFGKE encoded by the exons ATGAGCACTGAAGAAGATGTCGCACGGCGTAGAACTGCGATTGCCGATTACCGGAAAAAGCTACTCCAGCACAAAGAATTTGAGTCTAGAGTACGCACTG TAAGGGAAAACTTGAGATCTGCAAAGAAAGAGTTTAACAAGACTGAGGATGATTTAAAATCTCTTCAAAGTGTTGGTCAGATCATTGGAGAAGTTCTCCGCTCTCTTGACAATGAACGCT TGATTGTTAAAGCAAGCAGTGGACCTCGGTATGTGGTTGGTTGCCGCAGCAAGGTGGATAAGGAAAAACTAGTTCAAGGAACTAGAGTTGTTCTTGATATGACAACACTCACAATTATGCGTGCTCTTCCACGCGAG GTAGATCCAGTTGTTTATAATATGCTGCATGAAGATCCTGGTAATGTCAGCTATTCAGCTGTGGGTGGTCTATCTGATCAAATTAGAGAATTGAGGGAATCTATTGAGCTACCACTTATGAACCCTGAGCTTTTCATAAGAGTGGGGATTAAACCTCCCAAG GGTGTCCTTTTATATGGACCTCCTGGTACTGGAAAGACATTATTGGCTAGGGCTATTGCGAGTAATATAGACGCTAACTTTTTGAAggtaaatattattatctttacgACTCATCCTTTTTGTCTTCTGAATTTTGTTGATTGCGAGTGGTTCCCTAGTTCAATACATCCTTTTATTTTTGTGAAGGTTGTTTCAAGTGCCATTATTGATAAGTATATTGGAGAAAGTGCTAGGTTGataagggaaatgtttggatatgcaCGTGATCATCAG CCCTGCATCATTTTCATGGATGAAATTGATGCCATTGGCGGACGCCGTTTTAGTGAAGGAACAAGCGCCGATCGTGAAATTCAGAGAACACTAATGGAGTTACTGAATCAGCTCGATGGGTTTGATCAGCTTGGGAAG GTTAAAATGATAATGGCAACAAACCGACCTGATGTTCTTGATCCTGCACTTCTCCGTCCCGGGAGATTAGACAGAAAAATAGAGATTCCATTGCCAAATGAACAGTCGAGAATGGAAATTCTTAAGATTCATGCTGCTGGAATCGCAAAGCATGGAGAGATCGACTATGAGGCTGTTGTGAAACTTGCAGAG GGTTTTAATGGAGCCGATCTTCGCAATGTTTGCACGGAAGCTGGAATGTCAGCAATTCGTGCAGAACGTGATTATGTCATTCATGAAGACTTCATGAAG GCTGTGAGGAAGCTGAACGAGGCAAAGAAACTTGAATCTAGCGCGCACTATAATGCAGATTTTGGGAAGGAGTAG